The proteins below come from a single Malus sylvestris chromosome 3, drMalSylv7.2, whole genome shotgun sequence genomic window:
- the LOC126617361 gene encoding uncharacterized protein LOC126617361, whose amino-acid sequence MDQRFHGLPPLKRFRLMQQQQQNDALLSPSSLPAKKRKAPRDQLVLSDPTASAAAGSTYSLPAKKRVWAFQPDLFTEEPLSTLDLNVEYKPPFGWELEEEAVEKLEEEKGEAENGCNEDIENARDEKSQEIAGDGECNEEEEDDADDGIVCAVCQSTDGDPSDPIVFCDGCNLMVHASCYGNPLVKGIPEGDWFCAQCAFSAVHSQSNESCSCCLCPVKGGAMKPTGDGRWAHIVCALYVPEVFFKDPEGREGIDCSKVPKRRWKERCYVCESSKGCAIQCSELKCPLAFHVSCGLNEDLCIEYKEGRNKGAIVAGFCKKHSDLWKKQEQTGKYKIVARED is encoded by the exons ATGGATCAGAGATTTCATGGCCTGCCTCCTCTCAAGAGATTCAGACTCATGCAGCAACAGCAGCAGAATGATGCCCTTTTGTCCCCGTCGAGCCTTCCGGCAAAGAAGCGAAAGGCGCCAAGAGACCAACTCGTTCTCTCTGACCCCACCGCCTCTGCTGCTGCCGGCTCCACCTATTCCCTGCCTGCCAAGAAAAGGGTTTGGGCGTTTCAGCCCGATTTGTTCACTGAAGAGCCACTTTCGACATTGGACCTTAATGTCGAGTATAAGCCGCCTTTTGGGTGGGAGCTGGAAGAAGAGGCAGTGGAGAAATTGGaggaagagaagggagaagCTGAAAATGGTTGCAATGAAGATATTGAAAATGCCCGAGACGAGAAAAGCCAAGAAATCGCAGGGGATGGGGAGtgcaatgaagaagaagaagatgatgctgATGATGGGATTGTTTGTGCTGTTTGTCAGAGCACAGATGGAGATCCATCAGATCCAATTGTCTTTTGTGATGGGTGTAATCTGATGGTTCATGCCTCCTGCTATGGCAATCCACTCGTAAAGGGTATTCCGGAAGGTGATTGGTTCTGCGCCCAATGCGCGTTTTCAGCTGTGCATTCTCAATCCAATGAGTCCTGTTCTTGCTGCTTATGTCCTGTCAAAGGAGGGGCAATGAAGCCCACCGGAGACGGCAGGTGGGCACACATTGTGTGTGCGCTTTATGTCCCGGAGGTGTTCTTCAAGGACCCTGAAGGCCGGGAGGGGATTGATTGCTCCAAGGTTCCGAAAAGGCGGTGGAAGGAGAGATGCTATGTTTGTGAGAGTTcaaaggggtgtgctattcaGTGCTCCGAGCTTAAGTGCCCTCTGGCATTTCATGTGAGTTGTGGCTTGAATGAGGATCTTTGTATTGAGTACAAGGAAGGAAGGAATAAGGGAGCTATTGTGGCTGGGTTTTGTAAAAAGCACTCAGATCTGTGGAAAAAG CAAGAACAAACTGGGAAGTACAAGATTGTCGCTAGAGAAGACTGA
- the LOC126617359 gene encoding probable sodium/metabolite cotransporter BASS1, chloroplastic, which produces MQSSLSYHHGITGFRFQPNPISLLFSHYTNTSPSSSPSSQLTLRSHCNSQPQFPSKPTWHLPSNPFPLIPTAMNERLSLAPLHSGISSNNSNANATRSFRDWVELVGESLSTAFPIWVALGCLLGLVKPSSFNWVTPNCTILGITLTMLGMGMTLTFDDLRGALSMPKELLAGFFLQYSVMPLSGYFVSKLLNLPSYYAAGLILVGCCPGGTASNIVTYIARGNVALSVLMTAASTLSAVIMTPFLTAKLAGQYVAVDAAGLLFSTLQVVLLPVLAGAFLNQYFQGLVKFVSPLMPPIAVATVAVLCGNAIAQSSYAILTSGKQVVLAAALLHVSGFFFGYIFSRMLGIDVTSSRTISIEVGMQNSVLGVVLASQHFGNPLTAVPCAVSSVCHSILGSVLAGFWRQTVPTQKQD; this is translated from the exons ATGCAGTCGTCACTCTCATATCACCATGGAATTACAGGCTTCAGATTCCAACCAAACCCCATTTCACTCCTATTCTCTCACTACACCAACACATCTCCTTCCTCCTCTCCTTCTAGTCAACTCACTCTAAGATCCCATTGCAACTCGCAACCACAATTTCCCAGCAAACCCACATGGCATCTACCCTCGAATCCCTTTCCACTCATACCAACTGCCATGAACGAACGATTATCACTAGCTCCGCTCCACTCTGGCATTTCGTCGAACAACTCCAATGCAAATGCGACCAGGAGTTTCAGGGATTGGGTTGAACTGGTTGGCGAGTCTTTGTCGACTGCATTTCCGATATGGGTTGCTTTGGGGTGCCTGCTGGGGCTCGTCAAACCGAGTTCCTTCAATTGGGTCACACCCAACTGTACCATCTTAGGCATAACACTTACCATGCTCGGCATGGGCATGACCCTCACTTTCGACGACCTTCGTGGCGCGTTGTCTATGCCCAAGGAGTTGCTTGCCGGTTTTTTTCTTCAGTACTCG GTGATGCCTTTATCAGGATATTTTGTGAGCAAGCTTTTGAATTTGCCATCGTATTATGCAGCTGGTTTGATATTGGTTGGTTGCTGCCCAGGTG GAACAGCAAGTAACATTGTAACTTATATTGCACG TGGAAACGTGGCACTTTCTGTTTTAATGACAGCTGCAAGCACTTTATCAGCTGTG ATCATGACCCCCTTTCTCACAGCTAAACTTGCTGGTCAATATGTTGCAGTGGATGCTGCTGGGCTTCTATTCTCAACACTGCAG GTTGTGCTTCTCCCTGTTTTGGCCGGTGCATTTCTGAATCAGTATTTCCAAGGCCTGGTTAAATTTGTATCCCCTTTGATGCCACCCATTGCTGTGGCAACTGTAGCTGTTCTTTGTGGGAATGCAATTGCCCAGAGTTCTTATGCAATCCTTACGTCTGGTAAACAAGTGGTGCTAGCTGCCGCTCTTCTTCATGTAAGTGGATTTTTCTTCGGTTACATCTTTTCAAGGATGCTTGGGATAGATGTCACATCATCAAGGACTATCTCCATCGAGGTTGGCATGCAG AATTCGGTGCTTGGAGTTGTTCTAGCCAGTCAGCACTTCGGAAACCCTCTAACTGCGGTACCATGTGCTGTTTCCAGCGTTTGTCATTCAATCTTGGGTAGTGTCTTGGCAGGATTCTGGAGACAGACTGTGCCAACCCAGAAGCAAGATTGA
- the LOC126617360 gene encoding protein SRG1-like — protein MQRTQKPTMEEKASAGKSMYGGSLLVPSVQELVKKPIFKIPPRYIQPHHQDGNYQKHDMNINSEHLADQIPSIDMHKLLSQESTNSEAELARLHFACKEWGFFQLVNHGVSSSLLEKMKTETQEFFNLPMEEKKKFWQQPGDVEGFGQAFIISENQKLDWVDMFFLNTLPVQMRRPHLFPNLPSPFRETLETYSLELKNLAMTILSHMEKALQMETKEVTKLFEDGLQATRMNYYPPCPQPEAVIGLTPHSDPVGLTVLLQVNEMDGLQVKRDGIWVPIKPLPDAFVVNIGDILEILTNGTYRSIEHRATVNSVKERLSIAAFHSPRFGGEIGPASSLMTEQTPAAYTRVGVEEYFKALFERKLIGKSFLDELKIRHDGEQ, from the exons ATGCAGCGTACGCAAAAGCCAACTATGGAAGAAAAGGCATCTGCCGGGAAGAGTATGTACGGTGGTTCTCTTCTTGTTCCTAGTGTTCAGGAATTAGTAAAGAAGCCAATATTCAAAATCCCACCCAGATACATACAGCCTCATCATCAAGATGGTAATTACCAAAAGCATGACATGAACATcaattctgagcatcttgctgACCAGATACCATCCATTGACATGCATAAATTGCTTTCCCAAGAATCAACCAATTCTGAAGCTGAACTAGCCAGGCTCCATTTTGCTTGCAAAGAGTGGGGTTTCTTCCAG TTGGTAAACCATGGTGTGAGCTCTTCCTTGTTGGAGAAAATGAAGACAGAAACTCAAGAATTCTTCAACCTACCCatggaagagaagaaaaagtttTGGCAACAGCCAGGAGacgtggaaggttttggacaagcCTTTATAATTTCTGAAAACCAAAAACTCGATTGGGTTGACATGTTCTTCTTGAATACCCTTCCTGTCCAAATGAGGAGGCCTCACCTATTTCCAAATCTCCCTTCTCCTTTCAG AGAGACCTTAGAAACTTACTCATTGGAACTGAAAAACCTAGCCATGACTATCCTATCACACATGGAAAAAGCTTTGCAGATGGAAACCAAGGAAGTGACCAAGTTATTTGAAGATGGACTGCAAGCGACGAGGATGAACTATTACCCTCCATGTCCTCAGCCGGAGGCAGTCATCGGTCTGACCCCTCACTCTGATCCTGTAGGCCTCACCGTCCTCCTACAAGTCAATGAAATGGATGGTCTCCAAGTAAAGAGAGATGGGATTTGGGTTCCTATTAAGCCACTTCCAGATGCATTTGTTGTGAATATTGGAGACATTCTAGAG ATTCTAACAAATGGGACGTATCGTAGCATTGAGCATCGTGCAACTGTGAACTCTGTAAAAGAAAGACTCTCAATCGCCGCATTTCACAGCCCTAGATTTGGTGGTGAAATTGGCCCGGCCTCTAGCTTGATGACAGAACAAACACCAGCAGCATATACAAGGGTGGGAGTTGAAGAATATTTCAAAGCCTTATTTGAACGTAAGCTTATTGGAAAGTCTTTTCTTGATGAACTGAAGATAAGGCATGATGGTGAGCAGTAG
- the LOC126617367 gene encoding kunitz type trypsin inhibitor 104-like, with protein sequence MSMKLIGSLCSCIWLVMAISTLAQTSDDSNAVLDTAGQALQSGVDYYIQPAITDNGGRFTLVSRTGLCPLYVGQENVSGPKGLPVTFSPFVEGETVVREGRDQKITFSAGTICVQSTTWKVGETDQDTQRRLIGTGEDENQSLPGRARNYFRITKQATPDGVYNLEWCPTEVCPTCRFICGSVGAFVENDKRLVALDGSVLPVVFERA encoded by the coding sequence ATGTCTATGAAGTTGATTGGGAGCCTCTGCAGCTGCATATGGCTAGTCATGGCCATATCAACCCTAGCCCAAACATCCGATGACTCGAATGCAGTGCTTGACACTGCCGGGCAGGCTCTTCAATCCGGTGTAGACTACTACATCCAACCCGCTATTACCGACAATGGCGGGCGTTTCACTTTGGTCAGCAGAACTGGATTATGTCCACTTTACGTTGGTCAAGAAAATGTCTCAGGTCCTAAGGGCTTGCCTGTGacattttctccttttgttGAGGGGGAAACTGTGGTGAGGGAAGGAAGGGACCAAAAGATCACATTCTCAGCAGGCACAATCTGTGTGCAATCAACCACATGGAAGGTGGGTGAGACTGATCAAGACACCCAAAGGAGATTAATTGGCACCGGAGAAGACGAAAACCAAAGCCTTCCTGGCCGTGCTAGAAACTACTTCAGGATTACAAAGCAGGCAACACCAGATGGTGTGTACAATCTGGAATGGTGCCCTACTGAAGTGTGTCCAACTTGTAGGTTCATTTGTGGATCTGTTGGTGCTTTTGTTGAGAATGACAAGAGGCTGGTGGCCTTGGATGGTTCAGTGCTTCCTGTTGTGTTTGAGAGGgcttaa